A stretch of the Streptococcus oralis genome encodes the following:
- the sodA gene encoding superoxide dismutase SodA has translation MAIILPDLPYAYDALEPYIDAETMHLHHDKHHQTYVNNANAALEKHPEIGEDLEALLADVDSIPADIRQALINNGGGHLNHALFWELMTPEKTAPSAELAAAIDATFGSFEEFQAAFTAAATTRFGSGWAWLVVNKEGKLEVTSTANQDTPISEGKKPILGLDVWEHAYYVKYRNVRPDYIKAFFSVINWNKVDELYAAAK, from the coding sequence ATGGCTATTATCTTACCAGACCTTCCATACGCATATGACGCTTTGGAACCATACATCGATGCAGAAACAATGCACTTGCACCATGACAAACACCACCAAACTTATGTAAACAATGCAAATGCAGCTCTTGAAAAACACCCTGAAATTGGTGAAGACCTTGAAGCCTTGCTTGCTGATGTAGATTCTATCCCAGCTGATATCCGTCAAGCACTTATCAACAATGGTGGTGGACACTTGAACCATGCTCTTTTCTGGGAATTGATGACTCCTGAAAAGACTGCTCCTTCAGCAGAACTTGCAGCAGCAATCGATGCAACATTTGGTTCATTTGAAGAGTTCCAAGCAGCCTTTACTGCAGCAGCAACAACTCGCTTTGGTTCTGGATGGGCTTGGTTGGTTGTCAACAAAGAAGGAAAACTTGAAGTAACTTCAACAGCAAACCAAGACACACCAATCTCAGAAGGTAAAAAACCAATTTTGGGCTTGGACGTTTGGGAACATGCTTACTATGTGAAATACCGCAATGTACGTCCTGACTACATCAAAGCTTTCTTCTCAGTCATTAACTGGAACAAAGTAGACGAGCTTTACGCAGCAGCTAAATAA
- a CDS encoding YutD family protein produces MRKEIAPELYNYNKFPGPEFHVNGDKVETEGIAFTLVENIKDAFDVTVFNQRFSEVLTKFDYVVGDWSNEQLRLRGFYKDDRTEEKIEKISRLQDYLLEYCSYGCAYFVLENQAPKRASFDKKMRKKDEENLPRRGKKPSQNKRKPNTDKRNRRRHKDQKSQKEDKGQRHFVIRQK; encoded by the coding sequence ATGCGTAAAGAAATTGCACCTGAATTATACAACTATAACAAGTTTCCTGGCCCAGAATTTCATGTGAATGGGGATAAGGTTGAGACTGAAGGGATTGCTTTTACCTTGGTTGAAAATATCAAGGATGCTTTCGATGTGACAGTCTTTAATCAACGCTTTTCTGAGGTGTTGACCAAGTTTGATTATGTCGTGGGAGACTGGAGCAATGAACAGCTCCGTCTACGTGGCTTTTATAAAGACGACCGAACAGAGGAAAAAATTGAAAAAATCAGTCGCTTACAGGATTATCTTTTAGAGTATTGTAGTTATGGTTGTGCTTATTTTGTCCTAGAAAACCAAGCACCGAAACGGGCTTCATTTGACAAAAAAATGCGTAAAAAGGATGAGGAGAACCTTCCTAGAAGAGGCAAGAAACCTTCGCAAAATAAGAGAAAACCAAATACGGATAAGCGAAATAGACGTCGTCATAAGGACCAAAAGTCTCAGAAAGAGGACAAGGGACAGCGCCATTTTGTCATTCGTCAGAAATAG
- the rlmN gene encoding 23S rRNA (adenine(2503)-C(2))-methyltransferase RlmN: MKPSIYSLTRQTMQEWVLEQGEKKFRADQIWEWLYRKRVQSFEEMTNLSKDLIAKLNDQFVVNPLKQRIVQESADGTVKYLFELPDGMLIETVLMRQHYGLSVCVTTQVGCNIGCTFCASGLIKKQRDLNNGEIVAQIMLVQKYFDERGQDERVSHIVVMGIGEPFDNYNNVLNFVRTINDDKGMAIGARHITVSTSGLAHKIRDFANEGVQVNLAVSLHAPNNELRSSIMKINRAFPIEKLFAAIEYYIETTNRRVTFEYIMLNEVNDGVEQALELAELLKNIKKLSYVNLIPYNPVSEHDQYSRSPKERVMAFYDTLKKKGINCVVRQEHGTDIDAACGQLRSNTMKRDRQKAVAAVNP, translated from the coding sequence ATGAAACCTTCTATTTATAGTTTAACACGTCAAACCATGCAAGAATGGGTATTAGAACAAGGGGAAAAGAAATTCCGTGCAGATCAAATCTGGGAATGGCTCTACCGTAAACGTGTGCAGTCATTTGAAGAAATGACCAACCTTTCCAAGGATTTGATTGCTAAGCTCAATGACCAGTTTGTCGTAAATCCTTTGAAACAACGGATTGTACAAGAGTCAGCTGACGGTACTGTTAAGTATCTTTTCGAGTTGCCAGATGGCATGTTGATTGAGACAGTACTCATGCGTCAACACTACGGTTTGTCAGTCTGTGTGACCACTCAGGTCGGTTGTAATATCGGTTGTACCTTCTGTGCGTCAGGCTTGATTAAGAAGCAACGTGATCTTAATAATGGGGAAATCGTAGCGCAGATTATGCTGGTTCAGAAATACTTTGATGAACGTGGTCAGGATGAACGTGTCAGCCATATCGTTGTTATGGGAATTGGTGAACCATTTGATAACTACAACAATGTGTTGAATTTTGTCCGTACCATCAATGATGACAAGGGAATGGCTATCGGTGCTCGCCACATCACTGTTTCAACCTCAGGTTTGGCCCATAAAATTCGTGACTTTGCTAATGAAGGCGTACAGGTCAATCTGGCTGTGTCTCTTCACGCACCCAATAATGAATTGCGCTCAAGCATCATGAAGATTAACCGTGCCTTTCCGATTGAAAAGCTCTTTGCAGCTATTGAGTACTATATCGAAACAACCAATCGCCGTGTGACCTTTGAATATATCATGCTCAATGAAGTCAACGATGGTGTAGAACAAGCCTTGGAATTGGCTGAATTGCTCAAAAACATCAAGAAATTGTCATATGTCAACTTGATTCCCTATAACCCAGTTAGTGAACATGACCAATATAGCCGTAGTCCTAAAGAGCGCGTGATGGCCTTCTACGATACCCTCAAGAAAAAAGGAATCAACTGTGTTGTCCGTCAAGAGCATGGTACAGATATTGATGCAGCTTGTGGACAATTGCGCTCCAATACAATGAAACGTGATCGCCAGAAGGCAGTTGCAGCGGTAAATCCATAA
- a CDS encoding VanZ family protein: MTKKRELILRLGVAVYSLCIVCFCFTPQPQLPTGVETPGIQTFGRLVFLLTPLNSLWNLGEVTSLGQVIWIFLQNILNVFLLFPLVFQLIYLCPNLRQTKKIILLSFLLSLGIECTQLVLDFFFDFNRVFEIDDLWTNTLGGYLAWVLYKGLHKNKIRN; encoded by the coding sequence ATGACTAAAAAAAGAGAATTAATCTTAAGATTGGGAGTGGCTGTTTACAGTCTTTGCATTGTCTGTTTTTGTTTTACTCCCCAGCCTCAACTTCCTACAGGAGTGGAAACTCCAGGTATTCAAACTTTTGGACGCCTGGTTTTTCTTTTAACTCCCTTAAACTCCCTTTGGAATCTGGGTGAAGTGACCAGTTTGGGACAAGTCATTTGGATCTTTTTGCAGAATATTTTAAATGTCTTCTTGCTCTTCCCTCTGGTCTTTCAACTGATCTATCTCTGTCCAAATTTACGGCAAACGAAAAAAATCATCCTTCTCAGCTTTCTACTGAGCCTAGGAATCGAGTGTACGCAGCTGGTCTTAGACTTTTTCTTTGATTTTAATCGAGTCTTTGAGATTGATGATTTGTGGACCAATACCTTGGGAGGCTATCTGGCTTGGGTCCTCTATAAAGGACTGCATAAAAACAAGATAAGGAATTAG
- a CDS encoding ABC-F family ATP-binding cassette domain-containing protein: protein MSILEVKNLSHGFGDRAIFEDVSFRLLKGEHIGLVGANGEGKSTFMSIVTGKMLPDEGKVEWSKYVTAGYLDQHAVLKEGQTVRDVLRTAFDELFKAEARINDLYMEMAEEGADIDALMEEVGELQDRLESRDFYTLDAKIDEVARALGVMDYGMDTDVTALSGGQRTKVLLAKLLLEKPDILLLDEPTNYLDAEHIDWLKRYLQNYENAFVLISHDIPFLNDVINIVYHVENQQLTRYSGDYYQFQEVYAMKKSQLEAAYERQQKEIANLKDFVARNKARVATRNMAMSRQKKLDKMDIIELQSEKPKPSFDFKPARTPGRFIFQAKDLQIGYDRPLTKPLNLTFERNQKVAIIGANGIGKTTLLKSLLGIIPPIAGEVERGDYLELGYFEQEVEGGNRQTPLEAVWNAFPALNQAEVRAALARCGLTTKHIESQIQVLSGGEQAKVRFCLLMNRENNVLVLDEPTNHLDVDAKEELKRALKEYKGSILMVCHEPDFYEGWMDQIWDFNKLT, encoded by the coding sequence ATGAGTATTTTAGAAGTTAAAAATTTAAGTCACGGTTTTGGTGACCGTGCAATTTTTGAAGATGTGTCTTTCCGTCTCCTCAAGGGAGAGCATATCGGCTTAGTCGGTGCCAATGGTGAAGGAAAATCAACCTTTATGAGCATCGTGACAGGTAAGATGTTGCCAGATGAAGGGAAGGTGGAGTGGTCCAAATATGTGACTGCTGGCTACCTGGATCAGCACGCTGTGCTAAAGGAAGGTCAAACCGTGCGTGATGTCTTGCGTACAGCCTTTGATGAGCTTTTTAAAGCAGAAGCTCGTATCAATGACCTCTACATGGAAATGGCAGAAGAAGGAGCGGATATTGATGCACTCATGGAAGAAGTTGGTGAACTCCAAGATCGTTTGGAAAGTCGAGATTTCTATACCTTGGATGCTAAGATTGATGAAGTAGCGCGTGCTCTCGGTGTCATGGACTATGGCATGGATACAGACGTAACAGCCTTGTCAGGTGGACAAAGAACAAAGGTGCTTTTAGCTAAACTCCTCCTTGAAAAGCCAGATATCTTATTGCTGGACGAGCCAACCAACTATCTGGATGCTGAACACATTGACTGGCTCAAGCGTTATCTCCAAAACTATGAGAATGCCTTTGTCCTCATTTCTCACGATATTCCTTTCCTCAACGACGTGATCAATATCGTCTACCATGTGGAAAATCAACAGTTGACGCGTTACTCTGGTGACTACTACCAGTTCCAAGAAGTCTATGCCATGAAGAAATCTCAGTTGGAAGCGGCCTACGAACGTCAGCAGAAAGAGATTGCGAACCTCAAGGACTTTGTCGCTCGAAACAAAGCGCGTGTCGCAACGCGTAATATGGCCATGTCCCGTCAAAAGAAATTGGATAAGATGGATATTATCGAACTGCAAAGTGAGAAGCCAAAACCATCCTTTGATTTCAAACCAGCTCGTACACCTGGACGCTTTATCTTCCAAGCCAAGGACTTGCAGATTGGTTATGACCGTCCTCTTACCAAGCCCTTAAATCTCACTTTTGAACGCAATCAAAAGGTTGCCATTATTGGGGCCAATGGTATCGGGAAAACAACCCTGTTGAAGTCTCTCTTGGGAATTATTCCACCAATCGCTGGGGAAGTCGAACGTGGAGATTACCTAGAACTTGGCTACTTTGAACAGGAAGTAGAAGGTGGCAATCGTCAAACACCACTAGAGGCTGTCTGGAATGCCTTTCCTGCCCTTAACCAAGCAGAAGTCCGTGCAGCCCTTGCTCGTTGTGGTTTGACAACCAAGCACATCGAAAGCCAAATTCAGGTATTGTCAGGTGGGGAACAGGCCAAGGTGCGTTTCTGTCTCTTGATGAACCGTGAAAATAACGTCTTAGTGCTGGACGAGCCGACCAACCACTTGGATGTAGACGCCAAGGAAGAACTCAAGCGCGCGCTTAAAGAATACAAAGGAAGCATTCTCATGGTTTGCCACGAACCAGACTTCTATGAAGGCTGGATGGACCAAATCTGGGACTTTAACAAGCTAACTTAA
- a CDS encoding zinc-ribbon domain-containing protein: MILFWGSKGYQKDLGHTQTAIECGHCNNVDTWEIVETGRKFTLYWIPLFPYGKSYFVSCPICHYGKEIEKSEVESYLNY; the protein is encoded by the coding sequence ATGATTTTATTTTGGGGTTCTAAAGGTTATCAGAAAGATTTGGGACATACGCAAACTGCGATCGAATGTGGTCACTGTAACAATGTCGACACTTGGGAGATCGTAGAAACTGGACGCAAGTTCACCCTCTACTGGATTCCACTTTTTCCTTATGGTAAAAGTTACTTCGTTTCTTGTCCGATTTGCCACTATGGTAAAGAAATTGAGAAATCTGAAGTTGAAAGCTATTTAAATTACTAG
- a CDS encoding peptidylprolyl isomerase produces the protein MKKLATLLLLSTVALAGCTSIQRGLRGDDYVDSSISAEESSKAAAQAAKDLNDALTNENANFPQLSKEVAEDEAEVILHTNQGDIRIKLFPKLAPLAVENFLTHAKEGYYNGITFHRVIDDFMVQTGDPKGDGTGGQSIWHDKDKTKDKGTGFKNEISPYLYNIRGALAMANTGQPNTNGSQFFINQNSTDISAKLPTSKYPKKIIEAYKEGGNPSLDGKHPVFGQVIDGMDIVDKIAKAEKDEKDKPTSAITIDSIEVVKDYDFSKK, from the coding sequence ATGAAAAAACTAGCAACCCTTCTTTTACTATCAACTGTAGCCCTTGCTGGATGTACTAGTATCCAACGTGGTCTCCGTGGTGATGACTATGTCGACTCTAGCATCTCAGCTGAAGAAAGCTCAAAAGCAGCTGCTCAGGCTGCCAAAGATTTGAATGACGCTTTGACCAATGAAAATGCCAACTTCCCTCAACTTTCTAAGGAAGTTGCTGAAGATGAAGCCGAGGTTATTTTGCACACAAATCAAGGCGATATCCGCATCAAACTCTTTCCAAAACTAGCACCTCTTGCAGTTGAAAACTTCCTTACTCACGCTAAAGAAGGCTATTATAACGGCATCACCTTCCACCGTGTTATTGATGACTTTATGGTCCAAACTGGAGATCCTAAGGGAGATGGTACAGGGGGCCAATCTATCTGGCATGATAAGGATAAAACAAAGGACAAGGGAACTGGTTTCAAAAATGAAATCTCTCCTTACCTATACAATATCCGAGGAGCCCTTGCTATGGCTAACACTGGTCAACCAAACACCAACGGTAGCCAGTTCTTCATCAACCAAAACTCAACAGATATTTCTGCTAAACTCCCTACCAGCAAGTATCCAAAGAAAATCATCGAAGCCTATAAAGAGGGTGGAAATCCAAGTCTAGATGGCAAACACCCTGTCTTTGGTCAAGTCATCGATGGCATGGATATTGTTGACAAGATTGCCAAGGCTGAAAAAGATGAGAAAGACAAACCAACGTCTGCTATCACCATTGATAGTATCGAAGTGGTGAAAGACTACGACTTCAGCAAGAAATAA
- a CDS encoding helix-turn-helix transcriptional regulator: MAKESKIITNLKSVRESTGMTQQELADLIGMRRETILHLENNRYNPSLEMALKIAQVFNLKVEDLFELRQKEEA; this comes from the coding sequence ATGGCCAAAGAAAGCAAGATTATTACTAATCTCAAATCTGTTCGTGAGTCCACAGGCATGACCCAGCAGGAGTTAGCCGACCTCATCGGAATGAGACGCGAGACAATTCTGCACTTGGAAAATAACCGTTACAATCCTTCGCTGGAAATGGCTCTTAAAATTGCTCAAGTTTTTAATCTGAAAGTAGAAGACCTCTTTGAACTCAGACAGAAAGAGGAAGCATAA
- a CDS encoding DUF3796 domain-containing protein, translating into MKKSQKMGGFIAMIAVALFIDFTVLFVSNLSWGPKLVIAGISVLGQIVAIWGWLHMKPRPHKSQKGKGKIIFDLSAKLYTILLFAASIFYTVGIWVATPSESSGIKEWILGIGLIIEVIVFGFFSLKNVKETPDERFYVNLAKTASLMFVFILGVLMILAVIIGYMGSLTLYMGQIFISIAALICIFAVVYLILERRG; encoded by the coding sequence ATGAAAAAAAGTCAAAAAATGGGTGGGTTCATTGCAATGATTGCCGTAGCTCTCTTTATTGATTTTACTGTTTTATTTGTTTCTAATCTTAGTTGGGGACCCAAGTTAGTTATTGCTGGTATTTCAGTGTTAGGTCAAATTGTAGCTATTTGGGGCTGGCTACATATGAAACCACGGCCTCATAAGAGTCAGAAAGGTAAGGGAAAGATTATTTTTGACTTGTCTGCTAAGCTTTACACGATACTTTTGTTTGCAGCAAGCATTTTTTATACAGTAGGAATTTGGGTTGCGACCCCAAGCGAAAGTTCTGGTATTAAAGAATGGATTTTGGGAATTGGCCTCATTATTGAAGTGATTGTATTTGGTTTTTTCTCTTTGAAAAATGTCAAGGAAACTCCGGACGAACGCTTTTATGTTAATTTAGCAAAAACAGCTAGCTTGATGTTTGTTTTTATACTAGGTGTACTGATGATCCTAGCAGTTATCATTGGGTATATGGGGTCTCTCACTCTTTACATGGGTCAGATCTTTATTAGCATAGCTGCCTTGATTTGCATCTTTGCGGTTGTCTATCTTATTTTGGAACGTAGAGGATAA
- the rpsP gene encoding 30S ribosomal protein S16, with protein MAVKIRLTRMGSKKKPFYRINVADSRSPRDGRFIETVGTYNPLVAENQVTLKEDRVLAWLADGAQPSDTVRNILSKEGVLKKFHDSKFSK; from the coding sequence ATGGCAGTTAAAATCCGTTTGACTCGTATGGGTTCTAAGAAAAAACCTTTCTACCGTATCAACGTAGCAGACTCACGTTCACCACGTGACGGACGTTTCATCGAAACAGTTGGAACTTACAACCCACTTGTTGCTGAAAACCAAGTGACTTTGAAAGAAGACCGCGTTCTTGCATGGTTGGCTGATGGAGCTCAACCTTCAGATACAGTTCGCAACATCCTTTCAAAAGAAGGCGTATTGAAAAAATTCCACGATTCTAAATTCTCAAAATAA
- the kphA gene encoding RNA-binding protein KphA: MDTIENLIIAIVKPLISQPDALTIKIEDTPEFLEYHLDLDQSDVGRVIGRKGRTISAIRTIVYSVPTEDKKVRIVIDEK; the protein is encoded by the coding sequence ATGGATACGATTGAAAATCTCATTATTGCGATTGTGAAACCATTGATTTCACAACCTGATGCCTTAACTATCAAGATCGAAGACACACCAGAGTTTTTGGAGTATCACTTGGATCTTGACCAAAGCGATGTCGGTCGTGTTATCGGTCGTAAGGGTCGCACTATCTCAGCGATAAGAACGATTGTCTACTCTGTCCCAACTGAAGACAAAAAAGTAAGAATCGTTATCGATGAAAAATAA
- a CDS encoding MazG nucleotide pyrophosphohydrolase domain-containing protein — MKDLTFRQLQAYLLEHYQQSRTEEGLFIKLVEEVGEVAEVLNGRSGRKEGVQDSNEELAKELADIIHYTVAIAAINDIDLTKTIFDKDKKAAIKYQHERDLESFLKGDLRDIGH; from the coding sequence ATGAAGGATTTAACGTTTAGACAATTACAAGCCTACTTACTCGAACATTACCAGCAATCTCGAACTGAGGAAGGCCTCTTTATCAAGCTAGTGGAGGAAGTAGGAGAAGTAGCTGAGGTCTTGAATGGGCGCTCTGGTCGAAAAGAGGGGGTTCAGGACTCAAACGAGGAACTTGCCAAAGAATTGGCTGATATCATTCATTACACTGTTGCAATCGCGGCCATCAACGACATTGACCTAACCAAAACCATCTTTGACAAAGATAAAAAAGCAGCCATTAAGTATCAGCATGAACGTGATTTGGAAAGTTTTCTGAAGGGAGATTTGAGAGATATTGGACACTGA
- the rimM gene encoding ribosome maturation factor RimM (Essential for efficient processing of 16S rRNA), protein MNYFNVGKIVNTQGLQGEMRVLSVTDFAEERFKKGAELALFDEKDQFVQTVTIASHRKHKNFDIIKFKDMYHINAIEKYKGYSLKVAEEDLNDLDDGEFYYHEIIGLDVYEGDNLIGTIKEILQPGANDVWVVKRKGKRDLLLPYIPPVILNVDIPNKRVEVEILEGLDDED, encoded by the coding sequence ATGAACTACTTTAATGTTGGGAAAATCGTTAATACGCAGGGTCTACAAGGTGAGATGCGAGTCTTGTCTGTGACGGATTTTGCTGAGGAACGGTTTAAAAAAGGGGCAGAGCTGGCTTTATTTGATGAAAAAGATCAGTTTGTCCAAACAGTGACCATCGCTAGCCACCGTAAGCATAAGAACTTTGACATTATCAAATTCAAAGACATGTATCATATCAATGCGATTGAAAAGTACAAGGGTTATAGTCTCAAGGTCGCTGAGGAAGATTTGAACGATTTAGATGATGGAGAATTCTATTATCACGAGATTATCGGTTTGGATGTTTACGAGGGTGATAACTTGATAGGAACTATCAAGGAAATCCTGCAACCAGGAGCCAATGATGTCTGGGTGGTCAAGCGAAAAGGTAAGCGAGATTTGCTTTTACCCTACATTCCGCCAGTAATTCTCAATGTTGATATTCCAAACAAGCGGGTCGAAGTGGAAATCTTAGAAGGGTTAGACGATGAAGATTGA
- the trmD gene encoding tRNA (guanosine(37)-N1)-methyltransferase TrmD, with product MKIDILTLFPEMFSPLEHSIVGKAREKGLLDIQYHNFREYAEKARHVDDEPYGGGQGMLLRAQPIFDAFDAIEKKNPRVILLDPAGKQFDQAYAEDLAQEEELIFICGHYEGYDERIKTLVTDEISLGDYVLTGGELAAMTMIDATVRLIPEVIGKESSHQDDSFSSGLLEYPQYTRPYDYRGMVVPDVLMSGHHEKIRQWRLYESLKKTYERRPDLLENYQLTAEEEKMLAEIKENKE from the coding sequence ATGAAGATTGATATTTTAACCCTCTTTCCAGAGATGTTTTCTCCGCTAGAGCACTCGATTGTTGGGAAGGCTCGAGAAAAAGGGCTCTTGGATATCCAGTACCATAATTTCAGAGAATACGCTGAAAAGGCCCGTCATGTTGACGATGAGCCCTACGGAGGCGGTCAAGGAATGTTGCTCCGTGCCCAACCTATTTTCGATGCCTTTGATGCTATTGAAAAGAAAAATCCCCGTGTCATTCTTCTTGATCCTGCTGGGAAACAGTTCGATCAAGCTTACGCTGAGGATTTGGCCCAGGAAGAGGAGCTTATCTTTATCTGTGGTCACTATGAAGGGTATGACGAGCGGATTAAGACCTTGGTAACCGATGAAATTTCCCTAGGAGACTATGTTTTGACTGGTGGTGAATTGGCAGCCATGACCATGATTGATGCGACCGTGCGCTTGATACCAGAAGTGATTGGTAAGGAGTCAAGTCACCAGGATGATAGCTTTTCTTCAGGTCTTCTCGAATATCCTCAGTATACACGCCCTTATGACTATCGAGGTATGGTCGTGCCAGATGTGCTCATGAGTGGGCACCATGAAAAGATTCGCCAGTGGCGGCTGTATGAAAGTCTAAAGAAAACCTACGAGCGCAGACCTGACCTGCTAGAAAACTATCAACTGACAGCTGAAGAAGAAAAGATGCTGGCTGAAATCAAAGAAAACAAAGAATAA
- a CDS encoding ATP cone domain-containing protein, which yields MQVIKRNGEIAEFDPDKIYQAVLKAAQTVYVLTDDLRQNLAQVTKKVVLDLEEAKVERATISMIQSMVEHRLLGAGYITIAEHYISYRLQRDLERSGYGDHIAVHLHFEQIR from the coding sequence ATGCAAGTAATCAAACGTAATGGAGAAATTGCTGAATTTGATCCAGATAAAATTTACCAAGCTGTCCTAAAAGCAGCTCAAACAGTTTATGTTTTGACCGATGACCTGCGTCAAAACCTAGCGCAAGTTACTAAAAAAGTCGTTTTGGACTTGGAAGAAGCAAAAGTAGAACGTGCCACTATCAGCATGATCCAATCAATGGTTGAGCACCGCTTACTTGGAGCTGGTTACATCACAATTGCAGAACACTATATCTCTTATCGCTTGCAACGCGATTTGGAGAGAAGTGGTTATGGCGACCATATCGCCGTTCATCTTCATTTTGAACAAATCCGTTAA
- a CDS encoding YdbC family protein: MAEFTFEIEEHLLTLSENDKGWTKELNRVSFNGAPAKFDIRSWSPDHTKMGKGITLSNEEFQVMVDAFKGQQ, translated from the coding sequence ATGGCAGAATTTACATTTGAAATCGAAGAACACTTACTTACCTTGTCTGAAAATGACAAAGGATGGACAAAAGAACTAAATAGAGTTAGCTTTAATGGTGCCCCTGCAAAGTTTGATATTCGTTCTTGGAGTCCTGACCATACCAAAATGGGCAAAGGAATCACGCTTTCCAATGAAGAATTTCAGGTAATGGTCGATGCCTTTAAAGGGCAACAATAA
- a CDS encoding TetR/AcrR family transcriptional regulator: protein MAKNTRELIIGALITLAKKNPQRSSFTMTEIAAEAGISRQAIYQKHFNNFEDIIEYIHEETNQHIFNVFNKYCPSNDGDPISFLADHILPLIYEKREVVNTLYTTQVDPCWKEFLRGTYSEWVLKNVNYQLKYNFNKEDIAYIITTMAISFIEVWIRKDDPIPPEEFRKTFIQLSKTSLCDYIVS, encoded by the coding sequence ATGGCAAAGAATACTCGTGAGCTAATCATTGGGGCTCTCATCACACTAGCTAAGAAAAATCCTCAGCGTAGTTCCTTTACAATGACTGAAATTGCTGCTGAAGCTGGTATTTCACGACAAGCGATTTATCAAAAGCATTTTAACAACTTTGAAGATATTATCGAATACATTCACGAAGAGACCAATCAGCACATTTTTAACGTCTTTAATAAGTACTGCCCTAGCAATGATGGAGATCCTATCAGCTTTTTAGCAGACCATATACTTCCTCTCATATACGAAAAAAGGGAAGTTGTTAACACCTTGTATACCACACAAGTCGACCCATGTTGGAAGGAATTTCTTCGTGGAACATACTCTGAATGGGTCCTCAAGAATGTCAATTACCAACTGAAATATAATTTTAATAAAGAAGACATCGCTTATATCATTACGACTATGGCAATCTCTTTCATTGAAGTCTGGATTCGTAAAGATGATCCAATTCCACCTGAAGAATTTAGAAAGACTTTCATTCAATTATCTAAAACTTCTCTGTGTGACTATATTGTATCCTAA
- a CDS encoding biotin transporter BioY, producing the protein MKKAHIYAIPAIGAALIAVLAQISLPIGPVPFTLQNFAIGLIATVFRPREAVLSVALYLLLGAIGLPVFAGGGAGFHVLVGPSAGYLWFDLVYAGLTSYLIHQKSGYIRIFLANLLGDSLVFVGGILSLHFLAGMPFDQALAVGVLPFILPDLGKIIAISFISRPLLKRLKSLPYFSR; encoded by the coding sequence TTGAAAAAAGCTCATATCTATGCCATTCCTGCTATCGGTGCTGCTCTCATCGCCGTATTGGCACAAATTAGTCTTCCTATCGGTCCTGTTCCCTTCACTTTGCAAAACTTTGCAATCGGTCTGATTGCTACTGTTTTTAGACCTAGGGAAGCTGTTTTATCTGTAGCTCTCTATCTCCTGCTGGGTGCCATTGGTCTACCTGTTTTTGCAGGGGGTGGTGCAGGATTTCACGTTTTAGTCGGTCCAAGTGCAGGCTATCTTTGGTTCGACCTTGTCTATGCTGGACTTACATCTTATCTCATCCATCAAAAAAGTGGCTACATTCGCATTTTCCTAGCCAACCTCTTGGGTGACTCCCTCGTCTTTGTCGGAGGTATTCTCAGCCTCCACTTCCTTGCCGGGATGCCATTTGATCAGGCACTAGCTGTCGGTGTCCTTCCCTTTATCCTCCCTGATCTTGGTAAGATTATTGCCATTAGTTTCATTAGTCGTCCCCTACTCAAACGATTGAAAAGCCTTCCATATTTTTCAAGATAA